The genomic segment AACCCATTAAACCTTCTGGAAAGTAAATTACTATAACTACAATCAAAACACCTAAAGCAACATACTGCCAACCCAAAAAGAAAGTCCAAAAACCTTCTTTGAAGAAATGAAACAATGTGGCACCAATTACTGGTCCCCATAAAGTTCCTTTACCTCCAAGAATTGCCATTAAAACCATAAACACTCCCATTTCTCTTCCATCAAAAGCAACATCGGTAGAATCGATATAGCCAACCAAACCACCCATAATTCCACCTGCTAATCCACAGAAGAAAGCTGAAATCATCCAACCAGTAATTTTATATTTCATAGTTTGAATACCCATTGCTTCAGCTTTATCTTCATTATCTCTTATTGCATTTAAAACTAATCTGAACCTTGTTGAATAAATAGCTTTGACCACTACAAAAGTAAGAACAAGAGTTAAAAAACTTAGATAGTAAAAGAATTCTCCTCTAGCTTCAGTGCTACCAATGTTTGGAAAAGGAGGTGTTGTAAAACCTTGACCAGCTCCAATGATTTCAATACCACCTGAAATTTCTCCAGCAGCTACTCCTAGTCCTAATGTACAGATCGCAAAATAGTGACCTCTTAATCCAAGTAT from the Candidatus Pelagibacter sp. HIMB1321 genome contains:
- a CDS encoding branched-chain amino acid ABC transporter permease translates to MNRNLLLYGSILVFGLVAPYIFPAFKVQLSILCILIILATTWNIQGGEMGYNTFGNILFYGLGMYLCASVQVGMFFPLAEWTEGGGEKTFVHTPAQFFQGMGVGLLVAAVVPTIVAGLIGYSILGLRGHYFAICTLGLGVAAGEISGGIEIIGAGQGFTTPPFPNIGSTEARGEFFYYLSFLTLVLTFVVVKAIYSTRFRLVLNAIRDNEDKAEAMGIQTMKYKITGWMISAFFCGLAGGIMGGLVGYIDSTDVAFDGREMGVFMVLMAILGGKGTLWGPVIGATLFHFFKEGFWTFFLGWQYVALGVLIVVIVIYFPEGLMGWLREKYPEKFGEVVDEEDRKAQVELK